The Thermococcus sp. 21S7 genome window below encodes:
- a CDS encoding AAA family ATPase, producing MEEKLVESIVRRTIETAEARLRKYVFTPTGEKRPERKPLIELEEEVELFLKTRENKLLVLYGLRGVGKTTMLAQTYFKLLPQIPRERLVYVSLDKLRPLGISLNDFVQAYERLLGERIEELSRPTFLFVDEAHYDENFGITVKDLYDSASNLMIVVTGSSSLPLKLDPDLMRRAKKLRVPPLTFTEYLLLKRGIQIPEELSKALKLAFLNCDFSGIEEKLGGVLLKFTEKDVEDYLIQGSLPIYLTSRNPLEDAYEVLRKVVEVDLVREGLSETTREKALGLLLLLASGESLAYDDLSSTLGLAKATVEKMIEKLEDLEVIFPVRAYGSLGKVARKTPKYKFLAPMLRSAVLYEFGLFERDSKTLGMLLEDAVALYLHLLAKEKKLGLHYDAQRGGADFILKGHAGGVVVEVGWGRKSVRQVVKTMKKTGLTCGLVVYNGPLKKKGGVWFVPRELLLLML from the coding sequence ATGGAGGAAAAACTTGTGGAAAGCATTGTGAGAAGGACTATTGAAACAGCCGAGGCAAGGCTTAGAAAGTACGTGTTTACCCCAACTGGAGAAAAAAGACCTGAAAGGAAACCCCTCATAGAGCTTGAAGAGGAAGTCGAGTTATTCCTCAAAACCCGGGAGAACAAACTTTTGGTTCTTTATGGTCTTCGTGGTGTTGGAAAAACTACCATGCTTGCTCAGACCTATTTCAAGCTTCTCCCCCAAATTCCCAGGGAGAGACTTGTTTACGTCTCCCTCGACAAGCTCCGTCCGTTGGGAATAAGTCTGAATGACTTTGTTCAAGCCTACGAGCGTCTCCTCGGTGAAAGGATTGAAGAGCTGAGCCGGCCGACTTTCCTATTCGTTGATGAAGCCCACTATGATGAGAACTTCGGGATTACCGTGAAGGACCTTTACGACTCCGCAAGTAATCTCATGATTGTGGTTACTGGGTCCTCTTCGCTCCCCCTCAAGCTTGACCCCGACTTGATGAGGAGGGCCAAGAAGCTTAGAGTACCACCCCTTACATTCACCGAGTACCTGCTCCTCAAGCGGGGCATTCAAATCCCCGAAGAACTCAGTAAGGCTTTAAAGCTGGCATTTCTCAACTGTGATTTCTCAGGAATTGAGGAGAAGCTTGGGGGAGTACTGCTAAAGTTCACTGAAAAAGACGTTGAAGATTACCTCATTCAAGGCTCGCTGCCCATTTACCTTACCTCCAGGAATCCACTCGAAGATGCTTATGAAGTACTGAGAAAGGTTGTTGAAGTTGATTTAGTGCGCGAGGGTCTCTCTGAGACGACACGGGAAAAGGCCCTTGGCCTGTTACTCCTTCTTGCTTCCGGTGAAAGCTTGGCGTACGATGACCTGAGCTCAACTTTGGGGCTCGCCAAGGCGACTGTGGAAAAGATGATTGAGAAGCTTGAGGACCTTGAAGTCATCTTTCCAGTGAGGGCCTATGGTTCTTTGGGTAAAGTCGCTCGAAAGACTCCAAAGTATAAGTTTCTGGCACCAATGCTCAGGAGCGCGGTGCTTTACGAGTTTGGACTCTTTGAAAGGGATTCAAAAACGCTCGGCATGCTTCTTGAGGATGCCGTAGCACTTTATCTTCACCTGCTTGCTAAGGAGAAGAAGTTGGGGCTTCACTATGATGCCCAAAGGGGCGGTGCGGACTTTATCTTGAAGGGGCACGCGGGGGGAGTCGTGGTCGAGGTCGGCTGGGGAAGGAAGAGCGTCCGTCAGGTCGTCAAGACCATGAAGAAGACGGGATTAACCTGCGGCCTCGTGGTCTATAACGGGCCTTTGAAGAAGAAGGGCGGTGTATGGTTTGTGCCAAGGGAGCTCCTCCTACTGATGCTCTGA
- a CDS encoding TIGR04140 family protein yields the protein MIIETAVPFEELEEIRGKSGASVRLTLLETLERNGIVLNRVLVEGPLEEVERFMEKLRLARAGG from the coding sequence TTGATTATCGAGACGGCGGTGCCCTTTGAGGAGCTGGAGGAGATAAGGGGGAAGAGCGGGGCCAGCGTCAGGCTGACCCTCCTCGAAACCCTTGAGAGGAACGGGATAGTCCTCAATCGGGTTCTCGTGGAAGGCCCCCTGGAGGAAGTCGAGCGCTTCATGGAGAAGCTCCGCCTGGCGAGGGCGGGCGGCTAA
- a CDS encoding transcriptional regulator: MEPLRELTKNHVLGNPVRLGIMLYLLPRGRVLFRDLLKVLEVTPGNLDSHLKALEKAEYIEIYKVFADRPRTAVRITERGVKETGGYLRTLKEALSLIPPKD; the protein is encoded by the coding sequence ATGGAACCGCTGAGGGAGCTGACGAAGAACCACGTCCTCGGAAACCCCGTGAGGTTAGGAATCATGCTCTACCTGCTTCCCCGGGGAAGGGTGCTCTTCCGGGACCTCCTGAAGGTTCTGGAGGTAACGCCGGGCAACCTTGACTCGCACCTTAAGGCCCTCGAAAAGGCGGAGTACATTGAAATCTACAAGGTCTTCGCGGACAGGCCGAGAACCGCCGTCAGGATAACGGAAAGGGGAGTCAAGGAAACCGGGGGTTATCTGAGGACTCTGAAGGAGGCGCTATCACTCATTCCCCCGAAGGACTGA